The Bombyx mori chromosome 20, ASM3026992v2 genomic sequence ATAGGTAGTTTTAGTTTCTGAAGTAAAACCTTGCCACCGGAGCCTCCTCTAGCCTGAAatcatcaaatatattaagtgtctTAATTGATTAtcggatatttaattttatatcctTAGGTATCAGAAAAGCAGAGAAAATGAactcatctatacatataaaaatgaattgctgttcgttagtctcgctaaaactcgagaacggctggaccgatttggttaattttggtcttaaattatttgtggaagtccagagaaggtttaaaaggtatttatatatgaaaattctcggaattaaataaaaataacaattttgtttgtcctttgatgtgtcccccccatcggacggattccttttgtcttttatttatcgattgaggcactacgaagtctaccggatCAGCTAGTAGATAATATTAATACGGAGTTTGATTGTGAATAAGATGGAGTCaacattattggaattacagTAGTCCCAAGAAACAAGTTGAACGAACTAACGCGCAGGTTCCAAAGGCCTGCTAAGTTAAGCTAAGCTACGTAGGTACCACTTTaaacaacaaataataaaaataataaacaaataataattcagAAGAGTTAGGCAGCAAAATATGGATCCTTCTaagaaattagttttttttttgtatttctttaaaaaaagttatttctaTATCTCTGGTTGTGAAACAATTTTAGTTACCACTTCGCtaaatttttaatgtttgtaaattgatttcataataaaattttatcataaaaatgacTAACCATAACAGATCCCCATCCTAAGAACAATACTTTACTGTTAAACGGTATGATTCTGTCGTATGCAAATTTGATCTGTTTAACTTTTGAATCTTTATAACCCAATGAGATATTCCGGTGAAGTTCTAGTAAAGCGAAGTTGTATTCCAAAGTTTCTGGCTTATACTTCGGGTGAAAGTTAATCTTGTTGACGCGTAGGACTTCGCCTCCCGATGTTGCGTTATTGGAGCCCACTCTAACGGTCAGCATCTGAATGTATTCGCGAAAGAAGCGGGTCTCAAACGGCCTGGAAGAAATAAGTGaatgcaataatattttatttagactgttcattatcatcatcattatcctgcccttctcccagtcacctggggtcggcgcaacatgttttcttctatcatatatcatttcttcgctcactcccctcttacccatatcgtctttcacacaatctatccatttcttcttaggtcttcctcttcctctatatccttccacattcatagttaacactctcttaccaacctcattttcatttcgtctcatcacatgtccataccatcccaaacgcgcactcctcagcttctctctCTAGACTGTTCATTATCATTGGTTTTAATTCTTCTGAACATTGTGGTCAGTGACAGCTTGACACTGAACTTCTCCTAAATGGCTGGGCCGATTTTGCTGaacatttttagtttattagttAGTTATTTACAATTCGATGTAGTAGGTGCATTGCAGCAGTCGGGTGCTTGGTTCTTATTAATACGCTTATAATTAcgcatgattttgacccccttcaaaacgtcggattaattcaaatttggtatacttattaaagaccgaGGACAATACAATactaacaaaaatgaaaaaaatagattgaaaaattgaaattcaactaaaaaattaaaaataaataatagtttaaaataactaaaaaaatacgcttttatagaaaatccaaataaaaaatagaaaataaatttaacaaattttgaattaaaaatagtgtaagaaaaaaatattttattgtaaaaaaagctgggggtgcatggtatcagtagttataaatattttatgaatagaagggctattttgataatatcctgaaaatcaccccacgcttttttttacaataaaatcattttttcttacactatttttaattggaatttattaaaatttttattttttttttgtttttttgaactattatttatgtttattgtattgtaaCGAATTATGTTCTAGATGTGAAGGACCCGAAAGTATTTGGtattgtaattaattgaatCGATATGAGCAAGGTACATACAACTGTAAGCAATGCGCGGCTGTTAGCACCCGGTTTTCACTGAGGATGGCTCCCCCGCACCACAGCTGGTTGTTCACCAAGAGCGCAGCCATGAATGGAAACTCTTCTATTGTTGCTATCTATAGTATTAATATTAGTAGATActcctagttttttttaaatgatgggGCATTACTGTTCGCCCAGAGgccttacctttttttttctacctatgctgatagccttgaaaggctattttagcttcgccttaacgtgtaggtgagctcacggggctcaaaccggagtgatgctaacactgacccaagcaagagcagcgcttcgcagaatctaccaccggataggaaacgcggcccattgagaagatccgacgagaaactcagtgggctgtatctgtggttaggcctttccagtttcaccaggacatattatgggcgagcaaaggcgagcgccttcaaaggagacctaacaacttaagagtaactgcttcgccaatgaatttaccaccggatcggtatcgcgacctactgagaagatccggcaagaaactcagcgggctgatgcaggGGTTAGGTGGCTCGTATAGTGTGACCGCGTAGGTACTACAATCTTGCCTATTTTTCACGAAAAGCAGTCAATCGTTCCGGTTTGGATAGGATAGGAAGGATAGTCATATACAATACAACGTAGATTTTGGCCTTAAGTTTTGGGGTGAAGAAATTATTGTTTGTGAGGTCTGATGGCTTTGGTTAGTGCTTAAATTCAATCAATATTTATGGCGCTAGCTAACGTGAAAGTGTTTCTATAGCTAAAAGTATAAAGATGTCATACTACTTAATGATACTTACCCCATCAGAGTTGTAAATGCGACGGTTGCTTAAGTTCAGCGTCGTGGAGACTGAGGTAGTTTGTATTGATGGACTTGTAACTGAAATATAAAAGTTATCTTTTCTTAAGCACGTAGTTGCGCTTTGAAAATTTAGTTAAAAACTGATACAGGACGGATGTAGGTACGGTGATGTCCAACATGGACAACATCGAACGATGAACTTTTATAATGGAGAAAAGAATCAGTAGAAatgttaaattttgttttgacaaaaacaataacaatgatATACCGGGGAACATAATTCGAAGTAATTATAGTCTACTTAATTGGAAATAGGCCTCTACGAAGGCACAGCGCAGCACGGTAATAAATACGCTTGTGTATTTACTGAAACCGCTAAAAAATCGGCTAGAGTTATATTAGTTTCGGGTTTTTGACGGGGACGGAGGAAGCACTGACTCTTTCAGGCAAATCGAGTGTTGTTTAAACTTATGACGTTTGTCAGCATCGTCGTCATTATATAGTACTCACAGATTTTAGCTTTGTGTCACCACATCTCTCCCAACCAAATGCCCTAAATACAATTCACCATCACCCtggagcgcgaaccgtcgatagatcgactctctattaatgcgtataaagtgccGAGcctcggaataccgactattgcgcagtttcttagttattattattaaataaataaagttttaagtggaaggaaagagaagtcgaggaagattgccaaccaggtggacggacattatcaaggaggccacaaacaccagcgtctcGGGccccattaagcaggccgaatgcaggcaacgttggaggaagctggtgcaaaaactggaccaaggtggtcacgatcctcagtaatgaggaaacgacaaagaagaagaagaagaagaaataaagtTTTAGTAAAAAACCTGTTTCATTTGAGTAATTTCATATGTCCCTTACACTCATACATACATTTGAGAAAGATAATTAAGATTCTGTGCACACTTAGTTAATAAGttactttttttcaaaaattctttaGCAAGCTCAGCACTATACATTGTAGTTTTAGTTTCTAACATTATTGTGACCTTGGTTGGTGACAACGAAGACTTAAGCACCGAGCATCAAGCACTTTATCAGCGCTCTCTGGCTaaaatttatgttgaatttgTAGTTTACTTatttctaattatattattgttagtttttttttatgagttccATTCCACAACATCATACCAGTAAAGTCCGTTGTGTCAGCATCACCAGACCTTCTAGGGAATTCAATGGGTATGCCTTCGTATTGCCATTCTTGTTTGTCTCGTCGTGATATACCAATCTCTGGAGCTGTTGAAACGATTACCATATTTGTGTTACGctttataaaaatcttagcAACTATTTAACAACTACATAAGATAAATGAAAACTCGAGTGGCGACAAATTTCCGTACGCACGTATCCACTATAGGGGAACTATAACGCAAAAGTATGAGTAGAATTAGTACCTATGTAGGTAAAATCTTATTTAAATGTTGTCCATGGCGACTCGTAAAAGAAAATCCGAAAAATTGTGTGCTTACAATCATCTTTCTCAGAAGAAACATGAGCGTCGTGTCCggatataaatacaaaaatagtaACAAAAACCACCATTTTGAATTCGAATATCGCCGCCATTTTGCGAACTTAGCTTGtgccagtaaaaaatataaatgaaataaaaccatTGCAATAAACGTATgaagatttattgaaaaacaTTTACGACCACAAAAGGTTTTATATGTAGAACATTACGATCGAGATAAATTGTTATTCAATTCAATGTTTTCCCCAGCCGTAGCCCCAAGAACCCCAGTGCAGAGGGGCGGTTACAATCGGAGTTTTGATGATTGGAGCGGTGATGATGGGAGCGGTGATCACCGGGGTCTTGATCAAGGGGGCGGTGTAGACTGGAGCGGAGACAACAACGCGGGGGTACGTCAGGCCGTGGTTGACATAGGTTGAGCTTATGGACGCTGGGTATGCTGGGAATTAacgaaaattattatattagttatgtGATTTTAGTTATGTGGCTTCAGATAGTGAAATAGTTTGAAATGTATGTGATCGCGAATCGGATTTACATTGCATACCACGAAAAATTAGTCTTAGGTTAAATTAGGTTACTTTTTGTTCAGTGGGTACCGAAAGCAACTGTTCACTTAGAGGCGATTAACATCTCAATTGCACGGCCAATATCATTGTCACTTTCCAAAATCTTTCCAATCATCaatatgcggtaggcagcggcttggctctgcccctggcattgctgaagtccatgggcgacggtaaccactctccatcaggtgggccctatgaTCGTCTACCTagaagggcaacaaaaaaaaaaaaaacgatcgcgAGTTGTTGTATGAAACTAGGCGTTAAATAGCTTGATAAACATATTGTTGTCTTTCACATATACACgtttcataattttttaattaatatatttttttttttctgaataaatATCTACatcttatttattgataaattgCTTTACAATAGTCAAATTCAGTTACCCGGGAACACGAAACCTGCAAAGTATTCGGAACGTCAGAAgtaatgaaattacaataataacttaGCGTGATAAAGTCGCCAAAAGTAGTTTTGGTCATGTCTTCGACTCTCCAATACCTAAGAAAGTACTACAGTCCAACTacactttaaattttatatcagAATGTTCTCGCACATTGTAATCGCATTCAATATTCTACGATGATCCTGCTCAAATCGTTCGAAACTCTGTTAGTCTTGCATGATGTATTGCAAGACGTATGTAATACACATTTTATTGTAACTAGTAGGTCGCTTCTTGTATTTTCTTGGCTAGTGTCATTGTCTTTTATGGATAGCAAAAAAAGAGTTCAACAAAATATTAGATTCTCCTACTGTTATTTCAggattttatttcttaaaaaaacattgcttATCCTCATGAATCCGagaataaagtattttattttaataatatagggAAACTAggtgtactcgcccgcttcgctgggcatttaaaattaacattattatttattttcattattataggtagtccaacactcatataaatattagcttatccattaagtacatgtattttctacatggataccaagtttcaagtcaatcggatgcacggttcaatagttataacggaacatccgtaaaaaccactgtagatttatatattagtatagatatagccGTATGTAATACACATTTTACTGTCGTAGGTCGCTTCTTGCATTTTCTTGGCTAGTATCATTGTCTTTTATGGAtagcaaaaaaaatacttctacAAAATATTAGATTCTCCTACTGTTATTTCAggattttatttcttaaaaaaacattgcttATCCTCATGAATCCGAGAATaaagcattttattttaataatatcggAAAACTATTTACCGAGCCCCAGTCCCAGAGGCGGGACAGGGTTGGTCAACACCATGCCGACGAATCCCAAAACGATTGCtacctgaaataaaataaaaatgttttgctaAGGATATCAGAGACGCACAAAAGGACAAGCGCACTCAGATACTATTGTCAGTGAACTTGAACTGAAATGCAGAAACCGACTCGAATACAACAAAtatcaatatatttaatacatttcataaaatttaatacatttaattatatattttgtcgatGTTCTGCAGACTGtacgcgcatgtacactcgccAGCAAACCCGCCCCTGCCCTACAGAGTAAAGAGATTATGTCCGGGTAGAGGGGTTCGCCCCGAGGTTTGATCCGTACCCCTCAACGGTGATGATGAACTcaaactacatagtataaactACTATAAACCACGTAAGTGATCAATAAAATGAATCTTCATGTAACACAACGAACATTTAAATGTATGACTAGATGCATACTCATATTGTCGAAGATATCTGAGATATGATATCGAAGTTTCCTTTGACGAAGATTTAACGGCTATCCtgtaacttttctttttttattgcttgtttgagtggacgagctcacggcccacctggtgtcaagtggttaccggagcccatagacatctacaacgtaaatgccgccgcctaacttgagatatgaattctaaggtctcagtttttacaatacaacggctgccccacccttcaaaccaaaacgtattactgcttcacggtagaaataggcaaaatcTATTATATCTTCATGTCAGAACTAGACAGGACGGTGAGGTTGACACGAGTGGTCAGTACTGAAGGCGAGTGTTGGAATTAAAAATGTTGATGGACACTAACGCAATATTGATAGATGGTGGGAGAAGTACTAATGATCTTTGGATTCCTAACTAAGCAAAGCTGCACCAAGCATCGCTCAGGCtatgcccctagcattgctgaagcccatgagAAACGTATGCTCTTCATCTtggtaggcaataaaaaaggacacTTACCGCACACTTCATGTTTGTCTACAGAAAATACTGAACTACTGTCTTACAGTGCATCAGTTCggtttatatacatttaaaacgGACCGGACGTGGCTAAATATCCTTTTCGCAGCGAAATCCTCGTCAACTGTCAGTTTAGCATCACGCTACGCTGTTAGGAGTTGCGGTAGTAATAAGGTCACGATTTGCATAATGGTCGAATGTTTCTATCGCCTAATTAACGTTCTTTGCCGTTAGCTTGGAGATACCATTTCGGCCTTGGCTGCGATTCCTGtcccgtctggtgtagtggtaagtgacatggtcactacacaagggggtcgcgggtcgaatcccgccaagggaaggtatttgtatgataaatataaatgtcttttccagggttatggatgtgtcttaaatatatgtatgtgtataataaaaatcttacatttatttccgttatctggtacctgtaacacaagttctttacgaacttatcacgggaccagttaacgtggtgtgattgttagtaaatatttatttacttaaaaaaaaaaaaaaaggtcctgtaatttttaattattctcgAAATTTTAAATCGTATCAAATTAGAATTCTTGGCGCTAATTACATTTGCGTGTTCAAACACCATATTATCATGTCGCCGTTTACTTTGACAGAGTGTCAAAGCTCAATTCTAGTTTAAAGTTAAATTTACTGCTACTGCTTTAATAAATTACCtgctatttactttttttatttttattattgcttagatgggtggacgagctcacagcccacctggtgttaagtggttactagagcccatagacatctacaacataaatgcgccacccaccttgtaaaTTAAGTTAACGGCTATTTACTGTCTTctgtcgtcgtggcttaaagacAGTCGTGGATAAGACGCGCAGTGAGTTCGTAGCAAAGAATGCGATTGTGGTGTTGAGATTTCGGgaatatgtacttaatgtacgaggcttgtggagagtacttaacggtaggcagcggcttggctctaaccctggcaatgctgaagtctatgggcgacggtaaccactcaccctcaggtcggccgtatgctcgtctgcctacaggggtaataaaaataataataatatacgtatTCATGACTGACGGCCACTATGAAGGATTGTGgactaaaaatcaaactcgcaattctatagcgttttttttcctacatatgcagatagcctttagaggctatatcagcgttatcgAACGAGtaattgagctcacggggctcaagcctggtgaatttgctaacactggccctagcaagagcagtgcttcgcaggatctaccaccggatcggaaacgcgacccactgagaagatccggcgagaaactcagtgggctgtatctgtgggttattttagccgagcccttcgtcgctagcgttgggttcgacgagaacgatgactggtgcttgaggtacctaaaagcaccgttagtggatcgggaggatccgaaatgtcgtgttttgggcgacgtcaatggtttaccattcggtccgcaggatcgagtATGTATGTAGCGTAATTAGCCACCTAACAACAGGTGGTCAACGGAATAGAATAAATTTACGAATTCTTCCAAATATTCGATCAACAAAGCCACAAAAACGAAAACGCCAAAACACTCTTCTTACTAAAATTGTAACAtctctatattatataaaaatgaattgctgttcgttagtctcgctaaaactcgagaacggctggaccgatttggctaattttgatcttaaattatttgtggaagtccagggaaggtttaaaaggtgaaaaaatataaaaaagctcggagttatataaaaataaacaattttgtttttcctttggtgtgtccccttgatgtgtcttttatttatcgattgaggcactacgaagtcagccgagtcagctagttacTTAATAAAGAAATCATAGACAAACATCAAACAACAACACGAAttacttttattacaaacaaaaaatatatttaatattatgtcataaattacattttaaactatTGACGAAACGTAATTATATTTCCCTTCTCAGGAGGATCGTTGTCCCGAAACACTTTTTATTGCTGAAACAAATGTAAATGTGAACAGTTActcattctattctat encodes the following:
- the LOC101742256 gene encoding trypsin-7, whose amino-acid sequence is MAAIFEFKMVVFVTIFVFISGHDAHVSSEKDDSPEIGISRRDKQEWQYEGIPIEFPRRSGDADTTDFTVTSPSIQTTSVSTTLNLSNRRIYNSDGIATIEEFPFMAALLVNNQLWCGGAILSENRVLTAAHCLQLPFETRFFREYIQMLTVRVGSNNATSGGEVLRVNKINFHPKYKPETLEYNFALLELHRNISLGYKDSKVKQIKFAYDRIIPFNSKVLFLGWGSVMARGGSGGKVLLQKLKLPIYDWELCQEIYGKELVTRNNFCAGRRHVAKNICNHDGGGPAIMYGFLVGILAFSSKVCDSVDQPAVFSTVGVVALWLEQHGIIGVS